From Erigeron canadensis isolate Cc75 chromosome 8, C_canadensis_v1, whole genome shotgun sequence, one genomic window encodes:
- the LOC122610025 gene encoding probable L-ascorbate peroxidase 6, chloroplastic/mitochondrial isoform X2, translated as MALSSTTTATTTTSATHRLPSLSPTTTTTVRPSSLSFHHNHHLSSSSLKLSHQVKKKKFNVHVSGGDSSTTKCFASNPDQLKSAKQDIKELLSTTFCHPILVRLGWHDSGTYNKNIEEWPQRGGANGSLRFEVEQKHAANAGLVNALKLLQPIKDKYAAVTYADLFQLASATAVEEAGGPKIPMKYGRVDVSGPEQCPEEGRLPDAGPPSPASHLRDVFYRMGLSDKDIVALSGAHTLGRSRPERSGWGKPETKYTKEGPGAPGGQSWTVKWLRFDNSYFKDIKEKRDEDLLVLPTDAALFEDPSFKVFAEKYAEDEKAFFDDYAEAHAKLSNLGAKFDPPEGFSINDEPAAGAVPEKFVAAKYSSGKD; from the exons ATGGCTCTTTcttccaccaccaccgccaccaccaccacctccgccaccCACCGTCTTCCATCACtctctccgaccaccaccaccaccgtccgACCTTCTTCCCTCTCATtccaccacaaccaccacctgtcatcttcttctctgaaactATCTCACCAGGTTAAGAAGAAAAAGTTTAACGTACACGTGTCAGGCGGTGATTCGAGCACAACGAAATGCTTTGCATCTAATCCTGATCAGCTTAAAAGTGCTAAACAAGATATCAAAGAGCTTCTTAGTACTACCTTTTGTCATCCTATTttg GTTCGCCTAGGATGGCATGATTCTGGCACGtacaataaaaatattgaaGAGTGGCCTCAAAGAGGTGGAGCTAATGGAAGTTTAAGGTTTGAAGTTGAACAGAAACATGCAGCCAATGCTG GGCTTGTAAATGCACTCAAACTTCTGCAGCCTATTAAAGACAAGTATGCAGCTGTGACTTATGCGGACTTGTTCCAGTTGGCTAGTGCTACTGCCGTGGAG GAGGCTGGAGGTCCTAAGATCCCTATGAAGTATGGACGAGTTGATGTCTCCGGACCTGAGCAATGCCCAGAAGAAGGGAGACTCCCAG ATGCTGGCCCTCCTTCACCGGCCTCTCACTTGCGTGATGTCTTCTACAGGATGGGATTGAGTGATAAG GACATAGTTGCATTATCTGGTGCCCACACTTTGGGGAGGTCCAGACCAGAACGCAGCGGTTGGGGCAAGCCAGAGACCAAATATACG AAAGAAGGGCCTGGAGCTCCAGGGGGACAATCCTGGACAGTGAAGTGGCTACGCTTTGATAATTCCTACTTCAAG GACatcaaagaaaaaagagatgagGATCTACTGGTTTTGCCAACAGATGCTGCTCTTTTTGAGGATCCATCATTTAAG GTATTTGCTGAGAAGTATGCTGAAGATGAAAAAGCATTTTTTGATGACTATGCAGAAGCACATGCCAAACTCAGCAACCTTGGGGCCAAGTTTGATCCCCCTGAG GGCTTCTCGATTAATGATGAACCTGCAGCTGGAGCAGTCCCTGAGAAGTTTGTGGCAGCCAAGTACTCATCGGGAAAG GATTAA
- the LOC122579152 gene encoding GTP-binding protein ERG, translated as MKALRIFQTLRRTPQNTHLKNPVFLTRFFASQTLEENPVQDSQENNNVSSYGFDSSEYELPNRNLGLGLRPGSNEGGTRVKESTWDEKYRKKVNKTIFGEESEKGLKERKYKKKGKTRNERMIEQEEKRRRILSQTLLEAAVAETDEEEEEDEVVKVEDQLSLSVGIIGAPNAGKSALTNFMVGTKVAAVSRKTNTTTHEVLGVMTKGKTQICFFDTPGLIMRSGGVPKSDIKVRVESAWSSMNLYDMLIVIFDVHRHLTRPDKRVIGLIKQMGSQVNPKQKRVLCMNKVDLVEKKKDLLKVADQFKDLQGYERYFMISGLKGSGVNDLTEYLMEQAVQRPWDEDPLVITEDVMKSISLEVVRERLLDHIHQEIPYDVEHRLIDWKELRDGSIRIEQHFITNKLSQRKIIVGKNGSKIGRIGVEANEELRSIFKRDVHLILLVRLK; from the exons ATGAAAGCTTTAAGAATCTTTCAAACACTTAGAAGGACCCCACAAAATACCCATCTCAAAAATCCTGTTTTTTTGACTAGATTTTTTGCTTCACAAACGTTAGAAGAAAACCCAGTTCAAGATTCTCAAGAAAACAACAATGTCAGCAGCTATGGGTTTGATAGTAGTGAATATGAACTGCCCAACAGGAATTTAGGGTTAGGATTAAGGCCAGGGTCCAATGAGGGTGGGACACGTGTCAAGGAATCAACTTGGGATGAAAAGTATAGAAAGAAAGTGAACAAGACTATTTTTGGTGAAGAAAGTGAGAAAGGTTTGAAAGAAAGGAAGTATAAGAAAAAGGGTAAGACTAGGAATGAGAGAATGATTGAACAAGAGGAGAAACGGCGACGGATTCTTTCGCAGACGTTGCTTGAAGCTGCGGTGGCGGAAACGGATGAGGAAGAGGAGGAGGATGAGGTTGTGAAAGTTGAAGATCAGTTGTCGTTGTCGGTTGGGATTATTGGTGCTCCTAATGCTGGGAAATCTGCACTTACTAATTTCATG GTTGGGACGAAAGTCGCTGCAGTTTCACGGAAGACAAACACAACTACGCATGAAGTACTTGGAGTGATGACGAAAGGGAAAACTCAAATT TGTTTCTTTGACACCCCGGGGCTTATTATGAGAAGTGGCGGAGTCCCAAAATCTGACATTAAAGTTCGAGTTGAAAGTGCTTGGAGTTCGATGAATCTTTATGACATGCTCATTGTTATATTTGATGTTCATAGACATCTTACCAG GCCTGATAAGAGAGTGATTGGACTTATTAAACAAATGGGTTCACAAGTCAATCCGAAACAAAAACGTGTATTATGCATGAATAAGGTAGATTTGGtagagaaaaagaaagatttGTTGAAGGTTGCCGACCAGTTCAAAGATCTCCAAGGATATGAAAG GTATTTCATGATATCTGGACTCAAGGGTTCGGGAGTCAACGATCTAACTGAATATCTAATGGAACAG GCAGTTCAAAGACCATGGGATGAAGATCCCCTTGTGATAACCGAAGATGTCATGAAAAGCATATCTTTAGAAGTTGTCAGGGAAAGATTACTAGACCATATTCATCAG GAGATTCCATATGATGTTGAACATCGATTAATAGATTGGAAGGAATTACGTGATGGCTCTATAAGGATTGAGCAGCATTTCATCACCAACAAACTCAGCCAACGAAAAATAATTGTTGGCAAGAATGGTTCTAAAATAGG gAGAATAGGTgttgaagcaaatgaagagttGAGATCCATATTCAAACGAGATGTCCATCTGATCCTTTTGGTCAGACTCAAATGA
- the LOC122580279 gene encoding protein disulfide-isomerase, with protein sequence MAPSVIFLLFFVLFSLAITSSWHCAAGDSSKQLVLTLDQSNFTQTISKYDFLLVEFYAPWCGHCKKLIPEFEKAASILSNNDPPVYLATVDANDEKNKDLADEYNVKSFPTLKIIKDGGKTIQNYKGPREADGIVAYMKKQIGPASVEIKSAEDASAIIDEEKIVIVGIFPELSGEKFNTFLALAEKLLSDYDFAHTLDAKLLPRGDSSVSGATVRLFKPFDELVVDFNDFDLDAMEKFIEKASIPIVTVLNNDPKNHPFVLKFFNQPNAKAMLFVNFTSKPFSDFETKYYDIANEHKEKGIRFFMGDVEVSQGAFEYYGIRNEHVPVIAIDNDKEKYWKPNIEPDHIESWLKDYKDGKAAPFRKSEPVPEVNDQPLKVVVADNFDEIVFKSGKNVMLEFYAPWCEYCKKLTPLLEKVATSLKKHSDVVIAKCDATANDIAYEGFEIKGYPTLYFRSASGKLLQYNGRRTKDKIVSFIKKNKDKPTQQDSVKDEL encoded by the exons ATGGCTCCCTCTGTCATCTTCCTCCTCTTCTTCGTGTTATTTTCGCTAGCAATTACATCGTCATGGCATTGCGCTGCTGGTGATAGTAGTAAACAGCTTGTTCTTACTCTTGATCAATCCAACTTCACTCAAACCATTAGCAAATATGATTTTCTCCTTGTTGAATTTTATGCACCTTG GTGTGGCCACTGCAAGAAACTTATTCCAGAG TTTGAGAAGGCTGCTTCTATATTGAGTAATAATGACCCTCCAGTTTATTTGGCAACAGTTGATGCCAATGATGAAAAGAACAAAGATCTTGCCGATGAGTATAACGTAAAGAGTTTCCCAACACTTAAAATCATTAAGGATGGAGGGAAAActattcaaaattataaaggACCCAGAGAGGCAGACGGAATAGTGGCTTACATGAAGAAACAAATTGGACCTGCTTCTGTTGAAATAAAATCTGCAGAAGATGCTAGTGCTATTATTGATGAAGAGAAGATTGTTATT GTTGGAATATTCCCCGAATTGTCTGGAGAGAAGTTCAACACATTTTTAGCTTTAGCTGAAAAATTGCTATCTGACTATGATTTTGCTCATACATTAGATGCAAAACTTTTACCACGTGGTGATTCTTCGGTATCTGGAGCTACTGTCCGTTTATTTAAGCCTTTTGATGAACTTGTAGTggattttaat GATTTTGATTTGGATGCCATGGAAAAGTTTATTGAGAAGGCAAGCATTCCAATTGTAACGGTCTTAAATAACGATCCAAAGAATCATCCCTTTGTCCTCAAATTCTTTAACCAGCCCAATGCAAAG GCTATGCTGTTTGTGAACTTCACTAGCAAGCCgtttagtgattttgaaaccAAATATTATGACATTGCTAATGAGCACAAGGAAAAGGGGATACGTTTTTTTATGGGAGATGTTGAGGTTAGTCAAGGTGCTTTCGAG TATTATGGAATTAGAAATGAGCATGTTCCTGTTATCGCTATAGACAACGATAAAGAGAAGTATTGGAAACCAAACATAGAGCCAGACCACATTGAGTCATGGTTGAAGGATTATAAG GATGGAAAAGCTGCACCGTTCAGGAAATCTGAGCCTGTACCTGAGGTTAATGATCAGCCGCTTAAGGTGGTTGTTGCTGATAATTTTGATGAGATCGTTTTCAAGTCAGGGAAAAACG TTATGTTGGAGTTCTATGCTCCATGGTGCGAATATTGCAAAAAGTTGACTCCACTCCTGGAAAAAGTTGCCACTTCACTGAAGAAACATAGTGATGTTGTCATTGCTAAATGT GATGCTACTGCAAATGATATTGCATATGAAGGTTTTGAAATTAAGGGCTATCCGACATTGTACTTTAGGTCGGCAAGTGGAAAGCTGTTGCAGTACAACGGAAGGAGAACCAAAGACAagattgttagttttattaagAAGAACAAGGATAAACCAACACAGCAAGATTCTGTAAAGGATGAACTGTAG
- the LOC122610025 gene encoding probable L-ascorbate peroxidase 6, chloroplastic/mitochondrial isoform X1, translating into MALSSTTTATTTTSATHRLPSLSPTTTTTVRPSSLSFHHNHHLSSSSLKLSHQVKKKKFNVHVSGGDSSTTKCFASNPDQLKSAKQDIKELLSTTFCHPILVRLGWHDSGTYNKNIEEWPQRGGANGSLRFEVEQKHAANAGLVNALKLLQPIKDKYAAVTYADLFQLASATAVEEAGGPKIPMKYGRVDVSGPEQCPEEGRLPDAGPPSPASHLRDVFYRMGLSDKDIVALSGAHTLGRSRPERSGWGKPETKYTKEGPGAPGGQSWTVKWLRFDNSYFKDIKEKRDEDLLVLPTDAALFEDPSFKVFAEKYAEDEKAFFDDYAEAHAKLSNLGAKFDPPEGFSINDEPAAGAVPEKFVAAKYSSGKRELSDSMKQKIRSEYEAVGGSPDKPLQSNYFLNIIIVIGVLALLTSLVGN; encoded by the exons ATGGCTCTTTcttccaccaccaccgccaccaccaccacctccgccaccCACCGTCTTCCATCACtctctccgaccaccaccaccaccgtccgACCTTCTTCCCTCTCATtccaccacaaccaccacctgtcatcttcttctctgaaactATCTCACCAGGTTAAGAAGAAAAAGTTTAACGTACACGTGTCAGGCGGTGATTCGAGCACAACGAAATGCTTTGCATCTAATCCTGATCAGCTTAAAAGTGCTAAACAAGATATCAAAGAGCTTCTTAGTACTACCTTTTGTCATCCTATTttg GTTCGCCTAGGATGGCATGATTCTGGCACGtacaataaaaatattgaaGAGTGGCCTCAAAGAGGTGGAGCTAATGGAAGTTTAAGGTTTGAAGTTGAACAGAAACATGCAGCCAATGCTG GGCTTGTAAATGCACTCAAACTTCTGCAGCCTATTAAAGACAAGTATGCAGCTGTGACTTATGCGGACTTGTTCCAGTTGGCTAGTGCTACTGCCGTGGAG GAGGCTGGAGGTCCTAAGATCCCTATGAAGTATGGACGAGTTGATGTCTCCGGACCTGAGCAATGCCCAGAAGAAGGGAGACTCCCAG ATGCTGGCCCTCCTTCACCGGCCTCTCACTTGCGTGATGTCTTCTACAGGATGGGATTGAGTGATAAG GACATAGTTGCATTATCTGGTGCCCACACTTTGGGGAGGTCCAGACCAGAACGCAGCGGTTGGGGCAAGCCAGAGACCAAATATACG AAAGAAGGGCCTGGAGCTCCAGGGGGACAATCCTGGACAGTGAAGTGGCTACGCTTTGATAATTCCTACTTCAAG GACatcaaagaaaaaagagatgagGATCTACTGGTTTTGCCAACAGATGCTGCTCTTTTTGAGGATCCATCATTTAAG GTATTTGCTGAGAAGTATGCTGAAGATGAAAAAGCATTTTTTGATGACTATGCAGAAGCACATGCCAAACTCAGCAACCTTGGGGCCAAGTTTGATCCCCCTGAG GGCTTCTCGATTAATGATGAACCTGCAGCTGGAGCAGTCCCTGAGAAGTTTGTGGCAGCCAAGTACTCATCGGGAAAG AGAGAGCTTTCAGATTCCATGAAGCAGAAAATCCGTTCAGAGTATGAAGCTGTTGGTGGAAGCCCGGATAAGCCTCTCCAATCAAACTATTTTCTTAACATTATTATTGTGATTGGTGTTTTGGCACTTTTGACATCTCTAGTTGGCAACTAA
- the LOC122609877 gene encoding V-type proton ATPase subunit B1, with protein MGVAKNDVSVDEGTLEIGMEYRTVSGVAGPLVILDKVKGPKYQEIVNIRLGDGSIRRGQVLEVDGEKAVVQVFEGTSGIDNKFTTVQFTGEVLKTPVSMDMLGRIFNGSGKPIDNGPPILPEAYLDISGSSINPSERTYPEEMIQTGISTIDVMNSIARGQKIPLFSAAGLPHNEIAAQICRQAGLVKRLEKTENLLEAGGEEDNFAIVFAAMGVNMETAQFFKRDFEENGSMERVTLFLNLANDPTIERIITPRIALTTAEYLAYECGKHVLVILTDMSSYADALREVSAAREEVPGRRGYPGYMYTDLATIYERAGRIEGRTGSITQIPILTMPNDDITHPTPDLTGYITEGQIYIDRQLHNRQIYPPINVLPSLSRLMKSAIGEGMTRKDHSDVSNQLYANYAIGKDVQAMKAVVGEEALSSEDLLYLEFLDKFERKFVAQGAYDTRNIFQSLDLAWTLLRIFPRELLHRIPAKTLDAFYSREATN; from the exons ATGGGTGTTGCGAAGAACGATGTTAGCGTGGACGAAGGAACGCTTGAAATCGGGATGG AATATAGAACCGTCTCTGGAGTTGCTGGACCGCTGGTCATCCTTGATAAAGTCAAG GGACCAAAGTATCAAGAGATTGTCAATATCCGTTTAGGAGATGGTTCCATCAGACGTGGTCAGGTTTTGGAAGTTGACGGAGAGAAGGCTGTTGTCCAG GTCTTCGAAGGGACATCTGGAATTGACAACAAGTTCACAACCGTGCAGTTCACTGGGGAG GTCTTAAAAACTCCTGTTTCCATGGACATGCTCGGGCGCATATTCAATGGCTCGGGGAAGCCTATTGATAATGGTCCACCTATTTTACCCGAGGCTTACCTGGATATTTCTG gtAGTTCCATCAATCCAAGTGAGAGAACATATCCTGAAGAAATGATACAGACTGGCATCTCTACAATTGATGTCATGAACTCAATTGCTAGAGGGCAAAAGATTCCTTTATTTTCTGCTGCTGGTCTTCCTCACAATGAGATTGCTGCTCAGATCTGTCGTCAAGCTGGTTTGGTCAAGCGTTTGGAGAAAACTGAAAACTTGCTTGAG GCGGGTGGAGAAGAGGACAACTTTGCCATTGTTTTTGCAGCTATGGGTGTAAACATGGAGACTGCACAATTCTTTAAACGTGATTTCGAGGAAAACGGATCAATGGAAAGAGTGACTCTTTTTCTAAATCTT GCCAATGACCCTACAATAGAGCGTATCATCACTCCTCGTATTGCTTTAACAACAGCAGAGTATCTAGCATATGAATGTGGCAAGCACGTTCTTGTCATCTTAACAGATATGAGCTCTTATGCTGATGCTCTGCGTGAG GTCTCTGCTGCTAGAGAGGAAGTACCTGGAAGACGTGGTTATCCTGGGTATATGTATACTGATCTGGCAACAATCTATGAGCGGGCTGGACGTATTGAAGGACGAACGGGCTCTATCACACAAATTCCCATTTTGACTATGCCTAATGATG ATATCACACATCCAACTCCTGATCTTACGGGGTATATTACCGAGGGACAGATATACATCGATAGACAGCTTCACAACAGACAG ATTTACCCTCCGATCAATGTGCTTCCATCTCTATCTCGATTGATGAAG AGTGCTATTGGTGAGGGTATGACTCGCAAAGACCATTCTGATGTCTCGAATCAG TTATATGCAAATTATGCCATTGGTAAAGATGTCCAGGCTATGAAGGCCGTGGTTGGAGAAGAAGCTCTCTCTTCTGAGGATTTG CTATACTTGGAATTTTTGGACAAGTTTGAGAGGAAGTTTGTGGCCCAGGGAGCATATGACACCCGAAACATCTTCCAGTCACTAGATCTAGCATGGACGCTTTTGAGGATCTTTCCCCGTGAGCTTCTTCATCGTATTCCAGCCAAGACCCTTGATGCCTTCTATAGCCGTGAGGCAACCAACTGA